Within Synergistaceae bacterium, the genomic segment GTATTGCCGAGATAGTAATTAGCTTTGTCCCTGAATCTGTAGTCAGAGGCTCTAATATTAATTTCGCGTTCAAGTAATGATTTATTGCCGATAGATTCAAGATTAGATTTATTGCTTAACTCATTCTCGCGCCTTCTCGGTAAAATGTGTTCAATGTCGAATTTAGACTCTAGCGACAACAAAATTTGCTGCTTATCTTGAAACACTTGCCAGACCACGAAACTTTTTGTTAATTTGCTGCTGTTGAGAAAATCGAAATGTGAGAGTCTTTCGCGGACTTGCTTAATATCGAACTCATAACCGCTGAAATTATTTGCATGTCCAGACGCGATACTTGCCATTTCGTTAAAGAAGGGTGCATTATTTCCGGGTCTAACGAGTCTTGACGCGAGAATAAAAGCTGTAATTTTCCGCAAGAAATCGCAAAAATCTTTCTCGTTCAATATTCCGTTATCGCCCTTATTCGCCATAAAATAAACAGAAACAAGAAACGTCCACATATTAGTTGGCATGTGGTGCAAAATAAATAATTGCTTGAGCACTCTATCAGAAAATCTTTTAGTCTCCTGCACTGTAATATCTTTCCAGAAGTCAGCGAGCGTAATCAAATCATCAAAAGTTTTAGCATAATCACGATTTAACAGTGAAAATTTATTATCATCGCGGCTGTAAAAGTCTCTGAGGCTCTCAAGTCCTGAGTCGCGAATCCCTGCAAAAGCTCTTACGCAATACATATAACGCATAAAAATATCGTCAACTGTAGTACTTTTGCTGCAAATATTCTCGAAATCGCGCCACTTTGCGATAAATAAATCTTTCTGGCCATTATTAGAGAACGCTTTATATAATTTTGCCTTGAAGATGTCCGAGTCAGATAACGGCTTGCCCCTGTCATTAAGTGTCGAAAAAATTCGTAGTGCTGTGCTTTGATTAATTGCCTCGATGGGTAGGACCGAACAATTTGCTAATATTCTATGAGTCATAAATTGCAGGTAATTCGGGAAAGAGTCGAGAAAATTTTTTATTGCCCCCTGAAAGAGTCTGTAATTTGATGCGTATCTGCTTTTGCTTGCGGGATCAGCTTTACCAGTGAGCATTATATTTGTAAATTCCTGCGACTCGTTTTCTGTAGCGACGAGTGAGAAAATTTTTAGCTCTGACATATTTAATTTTTCGCCTGGTTCGGGAGTCTTCCATAAACATTTTTCTATGTCTCGTTTTCTGTCGTGTGAGTCGGAATCTTTCATATTTTCGCCGTAAGCCTCGTAGAATGCCCGCAATAAAAGCGTGAGAGTAATTAATCTTTGCTGGCCGTCAATAACTTCGAGAAAGTCATCAGCATTCTTGAACACAACGAGCGAACCTAAAAAATATTCGTCTTTGTCATTGAAATTTTTATAGGAGATTTGCCGCTGTATGCTTCTATTGCAGCACATTTATCAATTGGCCGCAATAAATGGTGGTCTCTGGGTCTTACAGCCTATCAACGAAAACATTTCGAAATTGTTTATACGAAACTTGAGCTGCTTTATCAAAAACTTCTTGAAATAAGAAAAAATAAAGATCCTTGGAACGAATCAACATATAATTATTACGACTCTCCTGAATCCTAAAAAACTTTTCAGTAAGACAATGTGATACAATTATGCAAATTTTTGCTCGGGGAGATTTTGTCAGCATGTCCCAAAAATTAAGCATAGATCAAAGAAGTATATATGAGCTTTTGTCGGAAAAAGATTCTTTTTTTCTCGTGCCGGATTATCAACGCCCTTATACGTGGGAAGAAAAAGAATGTTCGGACGTTCGCACTCCCAGAAAACGGAAAATTTAATCCCAAAAGCGAATATTTTCTCGGATCCATCGTCGTATTCAAGAATAATAACGAACAATTTGAAGTCATCGACGGCCAGCAGAGATTAATTACTTTGTTATTGTTGCTGCGCGCATTCCACACCACATTTGAAATAAATAACGATAACGCTTTTGACTCAGACAAAATCTCCGCCGTATGCAAGCAAATAGCAAAATGTATCTGGAAAACTGACGAATACTACAAACCTTTTTATGATCAGCTGAAAATCGATTCTCAAGTCGCAACCGATGATAGCACTAACGAACTTTTTAATATTTTGCGCGAAGGATTAATATACAACGAAAGCACTTCACGTTATATGCAGAATTATAAATTTTATCTCGGCAAAATTAACGAATTACAGAATAATAAAGTTAACTGGCTCGACCTCCCTAACAGAATATTAAATAATTGCGTGCTTTTCCCGATTACAGCCGGCAGCCAAGATACTGCATTACGAATTTTTTCGACGCTCAATGACAGGGGCAAGCCGTTATCTGACTCGGATATCTTCAAGGTTCAATTATATAAAGCATTCTCCGCACAAGGTAAGAGAGACGATTTTATAAAAAAATGGCAGATTTTAGAGGCTGCCTGCAATAAAATTTTCTCGTCAGCTAAAGACACACCTATGAACGAATTATTTAACCGCTATATGCATTATGAACGCGCTATAGAAGGCCTCAAGGACAGCACGCAAATCGGCAGCAGAGCATTTTATGAACGCGATAACTATAAATTATTTCGTGTTGATCATGAAAGAGTATTTAAAAATTTAGTTATGCTAGCTAATTTCTGGTATGACGTTTTCAGCCAGAATGAAGACAATTTATCACCGCGCGCACTCAAGAAATTATTTATTCTCAATTATGCCCCTAATTCTATGTGGACGTTTCTCGTTTCTGTCTACTATCTGCATAATCAAGACTCTTTTGATGACGAAGATTTTTGCGGATTTCTCGATAAATTAACGGCCTTTATCTGGGCTTTCACTATTAAAAACGGAGGTTCAAGCACTAATAAACTTCGTCCGCCGTTCTATAAAGAAATGCTCAATATCGTAAATAATAAACCTATCACTTTTGCTGAATATAGATAGTGCAATGAAAAATTATAATTTCAGCGGTCAGGCAGCTATAACAAGATCTATGCTCGCATGGTGGGCAATTAATTATAAGGATCAGGCACTCCCTAAGCTCTCTAAAGATTTAAATATTGAACACCTTCGCAAAAAAGGTAAAATAGTCAATCCGGGAACTTATACAATGTTAGGCAATCAATCGCTTTTAGAAGGCAAATTACAGACTTCA encodes:
- a CDS encoding DUF262 domain-containing protein, encoding MCCNRSIQRQISYKNFNDKDEYFLGSLVVFKNADDFLEVIDGQQRLITLTLLLRAFYEAYGENMKDSDSHDRKRDIEKCLWKTPEPGEKLNMSELKIFSLVATENESQEFTNIMLTGKADPASKSRYASNYRLFQGAIKNFLDSFPNYLQFMTHRILANCSVLPIEAINQSTALRIFSTLNDRGKPLSDSDIFKAKLYKAFSNNGQKDLFIAKWRDFENICSKSTTVDDIFMRYMYCVRAFAGIRDSGLESLRDFYSRDDNKFSLLNRDYAKTFDDLITLADFWKDITVQETKRFSDRVLKQLFILHHMPTNMWTFLVSVYFMANKGDNGILNEKDFCDFLRKITAFILASRLVRPGNNAPFFNEMASIASGHANNFSGYEFDIKQVRERLSHFDFLNSSKLTKSFVVWQVFQDKQQILLSLESKFDIEHILPRRRENELSNKSNLESIGNKSLLEREINIRASDYRFRDKANYYLGNTGKKRTNIHELIELADGLENFTEQDIITRTQKIFDGFVKFIQANNLAK
- a CDS encoding DUF262 domain-containing protein yields the protein MSFCRKKILFFSCRIINALIRGKKKNVRTFALPENGKFNPKSEYFLGSIVVFKNNNEQFEVIDGQQRLITLLLLLRAFHTTFEINNDNAFDSDKISAVCKQIAKCIWKTDEYYKPFYDQLKIDSQVATDDSTNELFNILREGLIYNESTSRYMQNYKFYLGKINELQNNKVNWLDLPNRILNNCVLFPITAGSQDTALRIFSTLNDRGKPLSDSDIFKVQLYKAFSAQGKRDDFIKKWQILEAACNKIFSSAKDTPMNELFNRYMHYERAIEGLKDSTQIGSRAFYERDNYKLFRVDHERVFKNLVMLANFWYDVFSQNEDNLSPRALKKLFILNYAPNSMWTFLVSVYYLHNQDSFDDEDFCGFLDKLTAFIWAFTIKNGGSSTNKLRPPFYKEMLNIVNNKPITFAEYR